The DNA sequence ATTATTGCAATCGCCGATTCCCTGGCAATACCCTGTCTGCGGAAGGATTCACCAACTTCATAGCCGAGTTCCACCCCTTCTGCTGCTACTTTGCGCAGGTCCTCGGGACCGGGTTTCGAGTGGAAACCAATACGACCGCACATGGTCTGTGAGCGTTTCAGGACGATTGCCCGCAGCAACCAGGGTTGTATCTCAGGATTGGCATGTAGCTGCCTTAATCGCATTTCTATCGTCCGGGCACTGAGAACGAGANNNNNNNNNNCTCCGGGACGCTAAAGCCGCCGATTTTTTCTGCCAGTTCATGATCGCGAACTAGCAGAGCTTCCAGCAACGGAGGCCCCATCGAGACCAGTTCTGGACGACCTGTGCTTATTACGTAAGTGATGGCTTTCTCCGCGTTTCAGGAGGTGTACCGAGTGCGCCGGCCTTACGCGATATTTCGAAGATTTGTTCTCAGGTTGGCAAAGTACGCTTTCCACCGCCCGTACTCTTCAAGAACGGTCTCTTCACCCCATCGTTCCGTCCAGTAGGCAACACCATGAATGAACATGAGCATGCGCTCGATATCGAGTGCCTCCGATTCCTCCTCGCTCCACGGAGGTTCGCAGTTTTCCGTGTACCCGTCCAGAAAGGCGGCTTCCACACTTTCCACCGAAAGGCGATACCTGGCCGGTTCACCTAACTGTTTATCGGAACTGGGGTCGAGGTAGTACAGGGTGACGCATACCTCTAATACGCGCCTTCCTTTCACCATATGAGCACAGTCAATGAACCAGAGTTCATCTTCGCAGTCGATGATCATATTCTGCGGACCGGTGTCCATGTGAAGTCCCGTTTCGACCAGGCCGCCGCGCCTGCTTTCGATTGCTTCGACCCAGCGTTCGGTCTCCTCCACGTACTCGAGGAGCTGTTCGTGAAAGATCCTACCCCTGGTTGACGCCCGTTTCTCCCGGACTTCTTCCAGCAACTGGTTGATGGCGAGATGGTTTTGAAACAGGCTTTCCTCGCCGTACAGTTCCGATAATCCGGTTCCGGCACTGTGCAGCCTGCCCAGTTCGCTACCGACCCGGCGGATGTCCGAGGGAATGCCTCTCTGGGGCGATCTCCCTTCGATAAACGGAAAGACCTCCAGGGTCATGCCCTGTTCCGTCGTGGAAACGGTGTCTCCTTCCAGGTTCTTCAACGGCAGAACCGTCCGCACGCCCTGTGCATTCACATGGGCCTGGTACCGGTGTACCTTTTTCAGGCGGTCGATGGATATTCGCCCGGGGTCGGAGGCTCGGAGGACGAGCGATCTGCCGTCATCCTCCGATTCGATCCTGGCCACGCGGGCGAAGTTGCCGCTCATGTCGCAGTACCTCCCGTCCCAGGAGATATCATACTGGCGGCTTAGCCATTCGGGGCCTGGCAACTCGAATACCATACCCATTTGCGCTCCAAATCGGCTTTAGCACCAGAAGTAACGAATGTAATCGGGGCTGTTATGCGTACATCGCAGATGCACGGTACTCAGTTATCCAGACGCAGCCGCAACCGCAACCCGTCATAAGCCACCCGGTAACCGTGTTCCATGGCGTATTCATCCAGCTCGTCGTGCTCCAGGTTCCCTTCATGGGAAAGGTGCGTCGCGTAAACCACGCCGGTGTCTTTGAGCAATCCGCATTCGCGGAAACGATTAGCGTGGGCAGCGACGTCCTTCGAAGCCAGATGGTCTGCGGGCCTGGACTCGAAACCGATTCCGTAGGTGTGATCGAGAATGACCACGTCATACCTGATGCGATTAAGCTGAAGGTGTTCCCAGACCTCTTCGGAGAGCACCGATGTGTCCGTACCATAGAACACGGCATGGTTTCCCCGCACAATTGAATAAAGCAGAAATCCCTGATCATTGCCGTGGTTGGCGGGATATCCTATGATTCGGTAGTCCCCAGCAGCGGAAGCTTGAAAGGGCGTGAGGGATAGAAGTTTCAACTTCAGCGCGGACTGTGTTGCCGATTCGAAAACGGTCCCGTACGCACTCTGTTGACGCACCAGCGCGTCAATGGCTTGCAGTGTCCCATCAGAACCTGCGAGCAGCAAATCGCCCGAGACCTCAGTTCCGTAATCGGCGTGACGGGAGAAGATAAACTCCAGGTCCAGATGGTCTGCGTGGGGGTGCGTCTGAAGGCAGATAGCTATCCGGGCAAGAGAGAGACCGTGTTCGAACGACGCGGTGGCCATGTCAGGACCGATGTCCACCAGCAGATCATCGTTAATCACCAGCGACGATCTACGCCGGAGGTTCTTGCCGCCGACCCTTCTGGCTTTCGAACAGACCTCGCAGACGCAGAAGGGGATCGGCATCGACGGCGCGGCCGCGGTTCCGAGAAAGGTTATGTTCATATGTCAGACTACCTTCACCATCACCCACTCCGCAGTACGTCCGCCAGGTTCGACGTGGCCGTCCTGATGACGTGGTAACCGAGCACGGCCATCACCACCACAAGGCTCAGGACGCCCACCATCGCAAAGGTGTCGGCGCTGATATCGACTCGATAGGCAAATTGCTGCAGCCAGAAACTCAGTCCGTAGTACGCCAGAATCCACCCGATGGCGTTGGCGATGACGATCAGCACGACGAACTCCCTGGACAGCAGGACGAGGACCTGGGAAACCGAGGCGCCCAGGACCTTACGGATGCTGATTTCCCTGATGCGCTGTCCGACGCCGAATGAGGCCAGGCCGACCAGGCCCTGAAGGGCAATGAACGCGGCGATACTGGTGAAGATTCCGCACACCTGGCCGAAGTGGCGATCGGCTTGATACAACCGGTCGAAATCATCCGACATGAAGGAATACCGCAACGGGAACGAAGGGAGAATCGATGCCCAGGTTTCCCGGATGTTGTCTAACGTGTTTTCCAGATTATCAGGGCTCAGCTTCGCCGCTAAAAACGTGGTTCCGTAAGTATAATGGAGTAGTGCCAGGGGCCGGATCGATTGATGTAGTGATTTGACGTGAAAGTCTTTCATAACACCAACCACATCCACTTTGTACTCGTTATTTAGCATGACCTGCCTGCCTATCGCCTCTTCCGGTGTGACCCATCCCAGTGCCCTGGTTGCCGTCTCATTTATAATCACTTTCCCCAAATCCGAATTTGATTGTTCGCCCGTATGGAAGCTGCGGCCGGCAAGCAACTCGATACCCAGCGTCTCGACGAAATCCGACCCGGTTTCGATATATCCAAGGTCGATCCGATGTGCACCGACACCTTCAAAGACTTCCGCGGTCATCGAATGTATAAACCCCTGGCTGCCGGCGACGCCGGGCATCGAGCTGGCATCCGTCACGTTCAGCACGCCGGGATGTTGCAGCAGCGCCTGTTTCAAGACGGGAAAGCTTTCTTCAATGTCGCGAATGCCGCTGGGGATGACTATTACCTGCTCTTTCTCGAAACCCAGTTTGACGTTTCGCAAGAAACCCAGCTGCTGGTGCAGCACCAGGGTGCCGACGATCAGGGCGACTGAAATCGTGCACTGTACCGTGACCAAACCCTTTCGCATGTAGTCCTGCCGGCGATGAACCGGCTGGTTTCCAGTCAGCATGCCGGTCGGTTTTATGGCCGATACGAATACCGCGGGATAGAGACCGGCAAGCAGCCCCACCAGTACGGTCAGCCCGAGCCACGCAATGAAATAGGCGGGATCATCCAGCATCACCAGCGAAAGCTGTTTGCCGGACAGGTCGTTGAACGTGGGAAGGACCAGCCATACGATGATCACCGCCAAAATAGAGGCGCAAAAGGCCTGCAGCATCGTTTCGCCGATGGACTGCTGGATCAGCTCCCATTTTTGCGCGCCGGCCACTTTGCGAAACCCCACTTCCCTGACGCGCACCATCGCGCGCGCGGTCGAAAGGTTGGTGAAATTCACGCTGGTCAACACGATGACGAATCCCGCGACGACCAGCAGGATGGCGACGTAGGTGCTGTCTCCGTTGACGCCCAACTCGTTTTCCAGGTGAGAATGCAGGTGGATGTCGGTAAGCCGCTGTAAATACGGTTCGAAGCTACCTCCTGTAGACTCCAGGAAACCACCCATATGCTTGTCCACGAACGCGGGGAGCTTGTCCTCGAGCAGCGCTCCCGGGTGACCTTCGGTCAGCAGTAGATAGGTGTAGAAATACCGCACACTCCAGCGGATCAGCGCCCTCGGATTGCCTACGAGTGGACTCGTAGACAGGGAGACGAAGTAATCCATTTTGAAATGGGAGTTGTCCGGCATGTCCGCCATTACGCCGGTGACGCGCAGATCGGCGAAACCATGGTCCGCGACGATGACTTTCCCCATGGGGTCTTCGTCCCCGAACATTTTCTGAGCGGTCGATTGGGAAATGACCACGGAGAAAGGATCTTTCAGGGCGGTTTCGGGGTTACCCCTCAGCAGCGGAAACGAGAACAGATCGCAAAGGGTCTCGTCGGCCCAGGCCACGTCGGTTTCATAGAATACCCTGTCCTCGTAGGCCATGAGCCAAATGCCGGCGGTACCCTGAATGCGCAGAAAGCGTTCGACTTCCGGGAATTCTTCCTTCAGCGCCGGACCGAGCAGGGGCTGCGTCTTGACGTCGCTTCCTTCGACGATTCGGTAGATCCGGTCCGCTTTTTCATGATAGCGGTCGTAACTCAACTCGTTCTGAACGTAGAGGAGTATCGATATGGCGCAGGCGAATCCGATGGTCAGTCCCAGGATGTTGTTCAGCGCATAGCTCTTGTACCTGGTGAGATTCCGGACCGCGATGATGAAGTAGTGTTTGAACATGGCGGGACTTGCTAGTGCGCCAGTCGCCAGGGTGCCTGACGAAGCGGATCGATCGGCGGCCAGCGTGAGATACTTCCAGTCCGACGAGAATGCGCGCGCGCCAACCCATCGAGGACGCTACCTGCCCGGCCGCTGACACATCCTGTCGTCCGAACTGCTTATCCTACCCTTCCTGATCGCGACCCTCGGCGGGCTGTCCGCCCCACAGGCTCATGGTATTGACCGGCTTGCCCTGGAGTTTCAGGTAGTAGAAAAGCTGCCCCTTGTGCTGAGCGAGATGCTGTACCATCTCCATCATGCGCTGGCCCAGGGTAAGATCGGTAGGGTCCCAGGGCGCAGGGGCGGGTTCGTTCTGCATTCTTTCCTCGCCGGCCAGACTGAGCATTTCGAATGCCAGTTCCTTGTCCGCCGCGAGCAGGTCCTTTGCTTCCGCCACCGATGTGACGGTGGGCATCGATTCAGCCGGAGGCAACATATCGCCCGGGCCCGTGCCGTCCATGCTGACGCCCTCGGGCATTCCCCAGTCCCCGGTCACGAACACTTTCATCGACATACCGCAGGCTTCGGCCACATGATAAAGCAACTGGCCGGTAGTCATCCAGTTGTCTCCGGACGATGGCTTCCACGCGAGATCTTCCTCCTCGACGAGGTCCATCAATCCCTCGGTTGCGTGGTATGTGTATTTGATTTCACGGGTAAGTAAATCGGTCCAGTTCATAAATTCTCCCTTTTCGTGATCTAACGGTTTTGTTGTGTTGCACGGCGGACCAGGTTACCTCTTGTTTTCTTCATTCAGTTCCACGAGCGCGATATGGTTCCCGCAGGTATCGTCGAAAATGGCCTGGATGCCGAAGTCCTGTTTCGTCGGGTCCACGCTGAACCGGACGCCCAGTTTTTTCAGCCGTTCGTATTCGGCGGCGATGTCGTCCACGGAAAATACGATGCACGGCATCCCCGATTCATAGAGTTCCTTATGATAAACCCGAGCGAACTCGGTTCCCTTGGGTTCGAGCAGGAGGGTTGTGCCGGCGGGTTCCTCGGGGGAGGCGACAATGGCGAGATTGGCCTCGGGTACATACATTACTTCATCAAAACCAAGTACGGCCGTATAAAAGTTGTGCGCCTCATTGGGATCGTTAACAAAGATTCCCGTCATCTCGATTCTCACTATACTCCTCCTTCGGATGCATCAGTTTTGCAATACTTGAAACAATCTGGATTTTGCTCCACGGACGCTACGAAGATTCCGGTTCACGCGCTGGAGAGAACCCCGGCTCACGCACCGGAGAAGATCCCGGCTCACGCGCCGGATCTTCTGAGTACCTCTGCAATGCGTGTCCTGCCTCCTGCCTCCGCGTGATCCAGCGCGGTTTTCCCGGAACCGTCCACGACGTGGATGTCGGCGCCGGCTTCGACAAGCAATTCAGTCACTTCGTGACAGTCGTCGTCCTGCGAAGCGTTCATGATCAGGGGCGTCCGACCTTGGAATTCTCCGGCCAGTGTGTTTCGTGAATTGACGTCGGCGCCGTGGTCGAGCAGCACGCGCACCGATTCCGGCTGATGCTCAGAAGCCCAGTGCAAGGGCTTCCCGCCGTACAGGCCGGTTTCGTCCGCGTCCACCGCCGCACCGGCTGCCAGCAGTACTTCGACCACCTCGACGGATCCGTTGTGGGATGCCCAGTGCAGGGCCGTTTCAAAAATCGGCCCCCTCTGAAAGACGGCCAGCGCATCCCGCTTCGTATGCTCCTCCACGATATCCACCCAGCCGCAACGAGCCGCCATGACGATCCCCACGCCAAGCCCGTTTGTGCCCGCCGCCCGGCCCGGGATATCTTCCAGGAAGTAGCGCTTTACCTCCTCCTGCTTCTTCCAATGCGCCACGATCACCGGGGGATAGTGGTACGGTGCATAGGGATAGACTTCGGCGTCCCGCGCCACGAGTTCCTTCACGATGTCCAGCCTGCCGTGCCCCGCGGCGCAGTGGAGCGGCTGGCGCTCGTTTATGCCGCGCTCGGGATTCACGATGTCGACGAGCCAGGGCCAGGCATCCAGACAACGGATAACCTCGACCA is a window from the Gemmatimonadota bacterium genome containing:
- a CDS encoding phosphotransferase, which translates into the protein MSGNFARVARIESEDDGRSLVLRASDPGRISIDRLKKVHRYQAHVNAQGVRTVLPLKNLEGDTVSTTEQGMTLEVFPFIEGRSPQRGIPSDIRRVGSELGRLHSAGTGLSELYGEESLFQNHLAINQLLEEVREKRASTRGRIFHEQLLEYVEETERWVEAIESRRGGLVETGLHMDTGPQNMIIDCEDELWFIDCAHMVKGRRVLEVCVTLYYLDPSSDKQLGEPARYRLSVESVEAAFLDGYTENCEPPWSEEESEALDIERMLMFIHGVAYWTERWGEETVLEEYGRWKAYFANLRTNLRNIA
- a CDS encoding VOC family protein, whose protein sequence is MRIEMTGIFVNDPNEAHNFYTAVLGFDEVMYVPEANLAIVASPEEPAGTTLLLEPKGTEFARVYHKELYESGMPCIVFSVDDIAAEYERLKKLGVRFSVDPTKQDFGIQAIFDDTCGNHIALVELNEENKR
- a CDS encoding ABC transporter permease, whose product is MFKHYFIIAVRNLTRYKSYALNNILGLTIGFACAISILLYVQNELSYDRYHEKADRIYRIVEGSDVKTQPLLGPALKEEFPEVERFLRIQGTAGIWLMAYEDRVFYETDVAWADETLCDLFSFPLLRGNPETALKDPFSVVISQSTAQKMFGDEDPMGKVIVADHGFADLRVTGVMADMPDNSHFKMDYFVSLSTSPLVGNPRALIRWSVRYFYTYLLLTEGHPGALLEDKLPAFVDKHMGGFLESTGGSFEPYLQRLTDIHLHSHLENELGVNGDSTYVAILLVVAGFVIVLTSVNFTNLSTARAMVRVREVGFRKVAGAQKWELIQQSIGETMLQAFCASILAVIIVWLVLPTFNDLSGKQLSLVMLDDPAYFIAWLGLTVLVGLLAGLYPAVFVSAIKPTGMLTGNQPVHRRQDYMRKGLVTVQCTISVALIVGTLVLHQQLGFLRNVKLGFEKEQVIVIPSGIRDIEESFPVLKQALLQHPGVLNVTDASSMPGVAGSQGFIHSMTAEVFEGVGAHRIDLGYIETGSDFVETLGIELLAGRSFHTGEQSNSDLGKVIINETATRALGWVTPEEAIGRQVMLNNEYKVDVVGVMKDFHVKSLHQSIRPLALLHYTYGTTFLAAKLSPDNLENTLDNIRETWASILPSFPLRYSFMSDDFDRLYQADRHFGQVCGIFTSIAAFIALQGLVGLASFGVGQRIREISIRKVLGASVSQVLVLLSREFVVLIVIANAIGWILAYYGLSFWLQQFAYRVDISADTFAMVGVLSLVVVMAVLGYHVIRTATSNLADVLRSG
- a CDS encoding GNAT family N-acetyltransferase, coding for LVLSARTIEMRLRQLHANPEIQPWLLRAIVLKRSQTMCGRIGFHSKPGPEDLRKVAAEGVELGYEVGESFRRQGIARESAIAIMKWASEQHRQRCFVLSIDPENTASLSMARSMGFMEIGSHVDEVGGLELYFERRLVSWPDEWE
- a CDS encoding DinB family protein — translated: MNWTDLLTREIKYTYHATEGLMDLVEEEDLAWKPSSGDNWMTTGQLLYHVAEACGMSMKVFVTGDWGMPEGVSMDGTGPGDMLPPAESMPTVTSVAEAKDLLAADKELAFEMLSLAGEERMQNEPAPAPWDPTDLTLGQRMMEMVQHLAQHKGQLFYYLKLQGKPVNTMSLWGGQPAEGRDQEG
- a CDS encoding ankyrin repeat domain-containing protein; translated protein: MNVGAYFEAIRDGDLVEVIRCLDAWPWLVDIVNPERGINERQPLHCAAGHGRLDIVKELVARDAEVYPYAPYHYPPVIVAHWKKQEEVKRYFLEDIPGRAAGTNGLGVGIVMAARCGWVDIVEEHTKRDALAVFQRGPIFETALHWASHNGSVEVVEVLLAAGAAVDADETGLYGGKPLHWASEHQPESVRVLLDHGADVNSRNTLAGEFQGRTPLIMNASQDDDCHEVTELLVEAGADIHVVDGSGKTALDHAEAGGRTRIAEVLRRSGA
- a CDS encoding MBL fold metallo-hydrolase → MNITFLGTAAAPSMPIPFCVCEVCSKARRVGGKNLRRRSSLVINDDLLVDIGPDMATASFEHGLSLARIAICLQTHPHADHLDLEFIFSRHADYGTEVSGDLLLAGSDGTLQAIDALVRQQSAYGTVFESATQSALKLKLLSLTPFQASAAGDYRIIGYPANHGNDQGFLLYSIVRGNHAVFYGTDTSVLSEEVWEHLQLNRIRYDVVILDHTYGIGFESRPADHLASKDVAAHANRFRECGLLKDTGVVYATHLSHEGNLEHDELDEYAMEHGYRVAYDGLRLRLRLDN